In Colletotrichum lupini chromosome 6, complete sequence, a single window of DNA contains:
- a CDS encoding prenylated Rab acceptor 1, whose product MARIQIPIDALTNRLGLQERFNSMRSGGLSGRFANLRPVGEFFDMKRLSKPANFGEVQSRWNYNLSYFSSNYSVVFLMLSIYALLTNWLLLFDIIFVIAGMFLIGKLDGRDLEIGSFKATTSQLWTGLLVISVPLGLYASPFATLLWLVGASGVWGRPSRRGRRKQGAAQQGSWEDGTRVVEELEETELDNSDTQGVGLVSRGKRFASDPLRFTGTDVGDRTTALRRGYDYQHSDDDEDDSEDDSEDSEESSSEDDEEEEEEIDWDQLSPRERDEALAHRALARIRRAQERGKLEVNLSKEEMAALERRRKRIEKEARKQERKQRREKEQRFAIPLSQFQPTSSRRRSPTLALEDDLPRHPSPGTFANVQDGGAMPPMGYFPPPNASRTRPRSATSASQRPTSRIMGERGSSPFNYAYVQGPPGQRLPSDNMSPASSTSSLPKSRNGVDPFQFQTEGPASAARRNVSGSTDGRRTSVAPPTGRGGRAPRGPPPEESSSEESSEASSEESTSDGIGNGAQIVEPPQRPPSSGPTTRRGRKEAVVVEEAAAREPAREVSRGKKSANPSPSKRKPTGGRRKKK is encoded by the exons ATGGCTCGCATCCAGATCCCCATCGACGCCCTGACGAACCGTCTCGGCCTGCAGGAGCGCTTCAACAGCATGCGTTCCGGCGGTTTGAGCGGCCGCTTCGCCAACCTGCGTCCTGTCGGCGAGTTCTTCGACATGAAGCGCCTCTCCAAGCCCGCCAACTTTGGCGAGGTCCAGTCGCGATGGAACTACAACCTCTCCTACTTCTCCAGCAACTACAGCGTCGTCTTCTTGATGCTCAGCATCTACGCTCTGCTAACCAACTGGCTGTTGCTTTTCGACATCATCTTTGTCATTGCGGGCATGTTCCTCATTGGCAAGCTCGACGGTCGTGATCTCGAGATCGGCTCTTTTAAGGCCACCACATCCCAACTGTGGACCGGTCTTCTCGTCATCTCTGTGCCCTTGGGCCTGTACGCCTCGCCTTTCGCGACGCTGCTCTGGCTCGTTGGTGCTTCTGGCGTG TGGGGAAGACCATCAAGGCGCGGGCGGAGGAAACAGGGAGCTGCGCAACAGGGGTCCTGGGAGGACGGGACGAGAGTTGTCGAGGAGCTAGAGGAGACGGAATTGGACAATTCAGATACACAAGGCGTTGGTTTGGTTTCGCGAGGAAAGCGGTTCGCAAGCGACCCGCTCCGCTTTACGGGTACAGACGTGGGTGACCGGACGACGGCATTGCGTAGAGGATACGATTACCAGCATTCGGACGATGACGAGGACGACAGCGAAGACGACAGCGAGGACTCGGAAGAGTCCTCTTCGGAagacgacgaagaagaggaagaagagattGATTGGGATCAGCTTTCTCCGAGAGAGCGGGATGAGGCGCTCGCGCACAGAGCTCTGGCCCGTATCCGACGTGCACAAGAACGGGGCAAGCTCGAGGTCAACCTTAGCAAAGAAGAGATGGCCGCCCTAGAACGACGGAGGAAGCGCATTGAAAAGGAAGCACGCAAGCAGGAGCGTAAGCAGCGGCGCGAAAAGGAGCAGCGGTTCGCCATTCCGCTGTCGCAATTCCAGCCAACCTCCTCTCGCAGAAGGTCGCCTACGTTGGCTCTGGAGGACGATCTGCCCCGCCATCCGTCGCCTGGAACATTCGCCAATGTCCAAGACGGTGGTGCGATGCCGCCCATGGGATACTTTCCGCCGCCCAACGCTTCGCGCACCCGCCCTAGATCGGCAACTTCCGCTTCGCAGAGACCGACGTCTCGAATCATGGGCGAGAGGGGCTCGTCGCCCTTCAACTATGCCTACGTCCAGGGGCCTCCAGGCCAGCGTTTGCCATCGGATAACATGTCGCCTGCTTCTTCGACCTCGTCTCTGCCAAAATCTCGAAACGGCGTTGACCCATTCCAGTTCCAGACTGAAGGTCCCGCCAGTGCCGCTCGACGCAACGTATCGGGCTCCACCGACGGGCGCCGAACATCCGTTGCGCCTCCGACGGGTCGAGGCGGCCGGGCTCCGCGCGGGCCGCCACCCGAGGAGAGTAGCAGCGAAGAAAGCAGTGAGGCGAGCAGCGAGGAAAGCACCAGCGACGGCATCGGAAACGGTGCTCAGATCGTCGAGCCGCCGCAGCGTCCGCCGTCATCCGGTCCGACTACGCGGAGAGGTCGCAAGGAAGCCGTTGTCGTGGAGGAGGCTGCCGCCCGTGAACCGGCACGTGAGGTTTCGCGGGGTAAGAAGTCTGCCAACCCGTCGCCGTCCAAGAGGAAGCCTACCGGTGGTCGGCGCAAGAAGAAGTAG
- a CDS encoding Cullin family protein has translation MISGRGGGGTAMRAGRIRPPRRPGRLTSGIDTSDFEQCWDTLKQALTDIHNQNCSTLSFEQLYRASYKIVLKKKGEMLYDRVKQFEEQYFSEHVIPDIEKLVTANLVSAAMGGAATSVNERRKMGEHFLSGVRKSWEHHNTSMNMTADILMYLDRGYTQDARRPSIYTATIGLFRDHILRASLNSGGQYTVFDILNSVILDHVNMERDGDTIDRHLLRNIIRMLDSLYESDEEQEAEKLYLTVFEPAYLDSERTYYKRECERLLREADAGAWLRHTQRRLQEENDRCDTTIHYETRERSIKVVEEELISAHLDDFLNLEGSGLKSMVNYDREEELTILYQLVSRVDAKKASLKKILSTRVVELGLEIEQMLKETNFSAASAPADGEDNEGGEKAKALSSSAQQTAAAIKWVDDVLKLKDKFDNLWKKCFQEDLIIQTSLTKSFSDFINMFTKSSEYVSLFIDDNLRRGIRGKTETETEAVLEKAITVIRYLSDKDLFERYYQKHLAKRLLNNKSESHDVEKSMISRMKQELGNQFTAKFEGMFRDMESSAELTSGYRDHIRGLGDVSRKQIELAVNILTTNSWPPEIMGRTSQFSESGGCIFPDDIKRLQESLLKYYLTNRSGRKLTWLGSTGSADVRCTFPAIPGGKGPLARERKYEINVPTYGMVVLLLFNELEEGEELSLEEIQAKTNIPMSDLARTLTSLSIVPKARVLAKEPATKGMKAGDKFKFNASFVSKTVRIKAPIINATSKVEGDDERKATEEKNNQTRAHVIDAALVRIMKQRKELGHSQLITEVIDQLSGRFKPEISLIKKRIEDLIVREYLERVEDASTPTYRYLA, from the exons ATGATTTCTGGTAGAGGTGGAGGGGGCACGGCCATGCGGGCCGGTCGCATTCGGCCCCCGCGCCGCCCCGGACGA TTGACATCCGGCATCGACACGAGCGATTTCGAGCAGTGCTGGGATACACTGAAGCAAGCCCTGACCGACATTCACAACCAAAACTGCAGCACACTCTCATTCGAGCAGCTCTACCGAGCATCTTACAAGATAGTCCTGAAGAAAAAGGGTGAGATGCTCTACGATCGCGTCAAGCAATTCGAAGAGCAGTACTTTTCCGAACACGTCATTCCCGATATCGAAAAGCTGGTCACGGCCAACCTCGTTAGCGCTGCAATGGGTGGTGCGGCTACTTCGGTCAACGAACGACGCAAGATGGGCGAGCACTTTCTGAGCGGCGTCAGAAAATCATGGGAGCATCACAACACGTCAATGAACATGACGGCTGATATATTGATGTACCTCGACCGCGGCTACACACAGGATGCTCGTCGGCCGTCCATCTACACCGCCACGATTGGCCTGTTCCGCGACCATATCCTGCGAGCGTCACTGAACTCAGGAGGTCAATATACTGTATTCGATATCCTCAACTCGGTCATCCTCGATCACGTCAACATGGAGCGCGATGGTGACACCATCGATCGGCATTTGTTGCGCAACATCATAAGGATGCTGGATTCTCTCTACGAGTCGGACGAGGAGCAAGAGGCAGAGAAGCTGTACTTGACGGTATTCGAGCCCGCTTACCTTGACTCCGAGCGAACGTACTACAAGCGTGAGTGTGAACGCTTGCTCCGGGAGGCTGACGCCGGCGCCTGGCTGCGGCACACTCAGCGCCGACTACAAGAAGAAAACGACCGATGCGACACTACTATCCATTATGAGACGAGAGAGAGATCCATCAAGGTCGTTGAGGAAGAATTGATTTCGGCGCATCTGGACGATTTTCTGAACCTTGAAGGAAGTGGGCTCAAGTCCATGGTCAATTATGATCGTGAGGAAGAGCTCACAATTCTTTACCAACTGGTATCAAGGGTTGATGCCAAAAAGGCATCTCTCAAAAAGATTTTGTCCACACGGGTGGTCGAACTGGGACTCGAGATTGAGCAGATGCTCAAGGAGACGAATTTCTCTGCAGCGTCTGCGCCGGCCGACGGAGAAGATAATGAGGGCGGGGAGAAGGCCAAGGCGCTGAGCTCATCGGCTCAGCAGACGGCCGCGGCGATCAAGTGGGTTGACGACGTGCTCAAGCTCAAGGATAAGTTCGATAATCTGTGGAAAAAGTGCTTCCAAGAGGATTTGATTATCCAAACCTCGCTCACAAAGAGCTTTTCCGATTTCATCAACATGTTTACCAAGAGCTCTGAATACGTATCGCTCTTCATTGACGATAATCTTCGACGCGGCATTCGCGGCAAGACTGAGACCGAAACCGAGGCGGTGTTGGAGAAGGCCATTACTGTGATCCGGTATCTCTCAGATAAGGATCTGTTTGAGCGTTACTACCAGAAGCACCTGGCCAAGCGTCTTCTCAACAACAAGTCGGAGAGTCATGATGTTGAAAAGTCAATGATCTCTCGAATGAAGCAGGAGTTGGGCAACCAGTTCACGGCCAAGTTCGAGGGCATGTTCAGAGACATGGAGTCATCTGCCGAGCTGACTTCAGGCTATCGCGACCATATTAGGGGACTGGGCGACGTGTCTCGGAAGCAGATCGAGCTGGCTGTCAACATTTTGACTACCAACTCATGGCCTCCCGAGATCATGGGTCGCACCTCACAGTTTTCTGAAAGTGGTGGCTGCATCTTCCCCGACGATATCAAGCGTCTCCAGGAAAGCTTACTCAAGTACTACCTCACCAACCGCAGCGGCCGCAAGCTCACTTGGCTCGGGTCCACCGGCAGCGCGGACGTTCGGTGTACCTTCCCCGCGATTCCAGGAGGCAAGGGACCCCTGGCGCGAGAGCGAAAGTACGAGATCAACGTGCCGACCTATGGCATGGTGGTGCTGTTGCTATTCAACGAACTCGAGGAGGGCGAAGAGCTTTCTCTTGAGGAAATTCAAGCCAAGACCAACATCCCGATGTCAGATCTTGCGAGAACTCTGACTTCTTTGTCCATCGTTCCCAAGGCCAGAGTGCTCGCCAAGGAACCCGCGACCAAGGGCATGAAGGCCGGCGACAAGTTCAAGTTCAACGCCTCTTTCGTCAGCAAGACTGTCCGTATCAAGGCACCCATCATCAATGCTACCAGCAAGGTCGAGGGCGACGACGAACGGAAGGCAACCGAAGAGAAGAACAATCAGACTCGAGCCCACGTTATCGATGCCGCTCTCGTCCGCATCATGAA GCAACGCAAGGAACTTGGTCATTCGCAGCTCATTACAGAGGTCATTGATCAACTCAGCGGTCGCTTCAAACCCGAGATTAGTCTCATCAAAAAGCGAATCGAGGATTTGATTGTGCGAGAGTATCTCGAGCGCGTAGAGGATGCCTCGACGCCGACGTATCGCTACCTCGcttaa
- a CDS encoding TTL domain-containing protein yields MRGLYPADMVTNVVNDDGPPSPVSPYLAPLITALNEAGHTTVVVIPDKPLSWIGKAHAVGKTLTAESRCPASFRSDDANKTCSVPGCGETEDRTHRWLIVNGPPASCTQLGLFHTPDLSPQDFDLVVSGPNHGRNASTVYALGSGTVGGALEAAQCGRRAVALSFGSKDPQPPTTVRAACVRAVKLVEELASEWHPHVEVYSVNVPMVADVGEAPARLTKIAEGRWVTGGLFVPVLEDSAADPEKKLAMSAPASSSRTYRFRWAPQLGDIKRQAEESSEGEDLWASLNGVISIAPLKASFTAVNVQE; encoded by the exons ATGCGTGGGTTATACCCGGCTGACATGGTTACAAAC GTAGTCAACGACGACGGTCCCCCGTCCCCCGTCTCGCCCTACCTGGCACCCCTCATCACCGCCCTGAACGAGGCGGGCCACACAACCGTCGTGGTCATACCCGACAAGCCGCTCTCCTGGATCGGAAAAGCCCACGCCGTCGGCAAGACCCTGACCGCAGAGAGCAGATGTCCAGCGTCGTTCCGTTCAGATGACGCCAACAAAACTTGCAGCGTCCCCGGCTGCGGCGAGACTGAAGACCGCACCCACCGCTGGCTCATCGTAAACGGGCCCCCGGCAAGCTGCACCCAACTAGGCCTCTTCCACACGCCCGACCTATCGCCGCAAGACTTTGACCTCGTCGTATCGGGCCCCAACCACGGCCGCAACGCGAGCACCGTCTACGCGCTCGGCAGCGGCACCGTCGGCGGCGCCCTGGAAGCCGCGCAGTGCGGGCGCCGCGCCGTGGCCCTCAGCTTCGGGAGTAAAGACCCGCAACCGCCGACGACCGTCCGCGCGGCGTGCGTGCGGGCCGTGAAGCTCGTGGAGGAGCTCGCGAGCGAGTGGCACCCGCACGTGGAGGTGTATAGCGTCAATGTGCCCATGGTCGCCGACGTCGGTGAGGCGCCGGCGAGGTTGACCAAGATCGCGGAGGGGAGATGGGTCACGGGGGGCTTGTTCGTTCCCGTGCTCGAGGACTCTGCCGCCGACCCTGAGAAGAAGTTGGCGATGTCGGCGCCGGCGTCGTCGTCGCGTACGTATCGGTTTCGGTGGGCGCCGCAGCTTGGTGATATCAAACGACAAGCTGAGGAGAGTTCCGAGGGTGAGGACCTGTGGGCTTCGCTTAATGGCGTCATTAGCAT
- a CDS encoding DNL zinc finger — MASRSAFTKFAPALRQARPGASPFKRNSPILSALQKQQRPPTPLQPTIAARFAHTVPKPRAAREAEAKTPAQMRMETSPHYQLDFTCVPCDTRSRHKVSKQGYHHGSVLITCPSCRNRHIISDHLGIFGDRKVTVEDLMREKGRLVKRGTLGEDGDIEFYPDESAAAADGADADAQAAESKKDGSA; from the coding sequence ATGGCCTCGCGCTCAGCATTCACGAAATTCGCGCCTGCGCTGCGACAAGCTCGCCCAGGCGCCTCGCCCTTCAAACGCAACAGCCCAATCCTCTCAGCCCTCCAAAAACAACAAAGACCACCAACTCCCCTGCAACCCACAATCGCCGCGCGCTTCGCCCACACAGTCCCGAAGCCCAGAGCAGCGCGCGAAGCCGAGGCAAAGACGCCCGCACAGATGCGCATGGAGACCTCGCCGCACTACCAGCTCGACTTCACCTGCGTGCCGTGCGACACTCGCTCCCGGCACAAGGTCTCCAAGCAGGGATACCATCACGGCTCCGTCCTCATCACCTGCCCCTCATGCCGCAACCGCCACATCATCAGCGACCACCTGGGCATCTTTGGCGATCGCAAGGTCACCGTCGAGGACCTGATGCGCGAGAAGGGCAGGCTCGTCAAGAGGGGCACACTGGGCGAGGATGGCGATATCGAGTTTTACCCCGACGAGagcgctgctgctgctgatggTGCCGATGCTGATGCTCAAGCTGCGGAGTCGAAGAAGGATGGGTCTGCTTGA